The nucleotide sequence AGTTTTCAGACATTGCACTCGGCCCCCTAAATCCCCCACCAGTGGGGGACTTCCGAGAGGCTATTGGCTTCGTTCTACAACTTTAATCATCACGATCTCCATCGCCTTCCCCGCCTCCCAACCCTTAGCTGGAACTGTACTCAAGTCCCCCAGAATGGGGGATTTAGGGGGCTAATGTAGCGAACCACAGTGCCAGTGAGAGGGTCTAATAGACACATTCTCAAAACTACAGGTTTCTGCCGCGCGGCGATCGCCGCTACTGCCATCGCAGGCGGGTCTAATAGACACATTCTCAAAACTACAGGTTTCTACTTAGACGGGGTTTAAGGGAGTTACGGGGAACTTGTTTGCCAGCAAAAGTTGTGTGAATTCGTCCTCGGAGCTTATTTTTTAATTTCAGTAAAAGATTGATAGGCCTGCTGGGGGTGGAAGATATGGCACTGGCCCACCACCTGCTTCATCAACTCCCAATTAAATTTGCACTCGATTGTGGATTCTCCCCAGTTCTCCTTCAAGCTGGCGTGGGCGGCGCGCAGATTGTAGGAGGGAATGGCCGTCGAAATGTGATGGGGGATGTGGACATTAATGTCGTGGCAAAGCAGTTCCACCCACTTGGGATAGTCGCAGTGAACTGTCCCCGCCAACTGTGCCTCGGCTGCATTCCATTCTTCAGCTAGCTTGAACTGCACGCCAGGATAAGTGTGATGCACGAGCGTGAATGTGCTCATCCAGAAGTGATAGCCCAGCCAGGGCATCAGCCAAAACTTGACCAATCCCCACCAACCGGTGAAGTACACCAGGGCAGATAGCATCATTGCCCCACCCACGAGCGCGAATGCCGCCGAAAAGGTAAACTTGCCCCGCTCGCGAGCGGTCACATTCTCAGTGGCGGGATTGAAGTGGTGCAATGCCCAGTGGAAAATGGATGCCAGCCACCAAAACCCGCCCCGCAGCGCTTTGTATAATCTCTGCATAGCCGGAGATTCGGCTTTGAAACCTTCCTCAGTCCAAGGGTGCCAAGCATTATCCACATTCAACTTGTTGGTGTGTAAGTGGTGGACATCGTGCTGAATGCGCCAGCCGTGAAAGGGATATAGCAGGGGCAGCATCGCCAAGTGACCGACGAGATCGTTCAACCAGGTTTGCTTGGCAAAGGAGCGATGGGCGCAGTCGTGAGCGATCACAAAAAATCCTGTTAGCGCAGTGCCGCTGAAAAACCAGGCAAAGGGCAGCAGATACCAAGGCGCAAAGGCGATCGCCCCATAGCCGAGAGCAGCAGCCACAATACTAATCGCTACCGAGCGCCACGCTTTGAGCGGATGCTTGACAAAGACTTCCTTGGGGAGCGTTTTGATGATGTCTGTAAGCTTCGTCTCGGGTGTGAGGGTATGCGACGGTGGTTCGGCGGCAGGGGGATAGATTGTGGCAGTCATGGACGATCTGGATTCTCCATAAAAAACGGCTGACACGACCACTCCCTAGACCGCTCGCCACACTTCACTAGGCCGAGCGATCGCCGACAGTGCAGTCTCGAACATGGGGGATCGTGCAAGAGCTGTTAAGGTCTCTTAAATCTCAAGTATTTTATCGCTGCGACCGAACCTGAGATCCATTGAAAAGCCTTTACATTTCTATATTAAGTTAGTTTGTTTCGCGATCGATACCGCGAGGCTCGGCTGGGTCGAGGTGGAGGCGATCGAATTGCCGCAGCCATCTTGGCTGAGACATGCTAGAGGGGATTGGAGGCTAGAGCCGATGAGGTCAGTCTCCAAGAGTCTGTGTTGTGGATTGGGAGTGAACTGATGGGCGATCGCCCTGAAATATCCCCGCCGCCAACTGGCGGGCCAGATCCCGATCGCCCTCAACCGAATGGCGACGGCGATCGAGATAATTTTGCTATCGGCTGGCCACAAGCGGGGTGGGGCAGTTTATTCAGCCAGTGGTTGGGGGTGAGCGATGCTCGCATGGCTGAGATTATCGAGCGCGTCCGGGCGGAACTGCCCACCACTTCAGCTCTGCTGATTGGCAAGCCCCAAGCGGGCAAAAGTTCGATCGTGCGCGGTTTGACAGGGGTGTCCGCCGAGATTGTCGGTCGCGGGTTTCGGCCCTACACGCAGCACACCGAGCGCTATGCCTATCCCTCTGGCGACCTACCCCTATTGCTCTTTACCGACACTGTGGGCTTGGGGGATGCCGAGCGAGACGATCGAGTGCTCGTAGGCGAACTACTGCAGGAGCTAGGCCGGGATAGTCCCGGTGCCAAGATCGTCATTCTGACAGTCAAACTGAACGACTTTGCCACCGACACCCTCCGTGCCATCGCCCGACAACTGCGGCAGGAATATCCAGACATTCCCTGCCTGCTTGCGGTTACCTGCCTGCACGAGGTCTATCCCTCCCAGACTGATAACCATCCCCCCTATCCGCCCGATGACCCAGATGTAAGCCGAGCCTACGAGGCCGTACGGACATCGTTTGCGGGGCTTTACGATCGCGCTCTACCGATTGACTTTACGCTCGAAGAAGACGGCTACGAGCCTACGTTCTACGGACTTGAGGCTCTACGCGACAGCTTGGCAGAAATGCTGCCCGAAGCCGAAGCCCGAGCCATTGCCCAGCTATTGGATTCAACTCAGGACGCCAGTCGCAAGCTGGGCAGCCTCTACCGCGAGACGGCACGACGATATCTGCTGGCATTTTCGAT is from Synechococcus sp. PCC 7336 and encodes:
- a CDS encoding fatty acid desaturase, whose amino-acid sequence is MTATIYPPAAEPPSHTLTPETKLTDIIKTLPKEVFVKHPLKAWRSVAISIVAAALGYGAIAFAPWYLLPFAWFFSGTALTGFFVIAHDCAHRSFAKQTWLNDLVGHLAMLPLLYPFHGWRIQHDVHHLHTNKLNVDNAWHPWTEEGFKAESPAMQRLYKALRGGFWWLASIFHWALHHFNPATENVTARERGKFTFSAAFALVGGAMMLSALVYFTGWWGLVKFWLMPWLGYHFWMSTFTLVHHTYPGVQFKLAEEWNAAEAQLAGTVHCDYPKWVELLCHDINVHIPHHISTAIPSYNLRAAHASLKENWGESTIECKFNWELMKQVVGQCHIFHPQQAYQSFTEIKK
- a CDS encoding GTPase family protein, producing the protein MGDRPEISPPPTGGPDPDRPQPNGDGDRDNFAIGWPQAGWGSLFSQWLGVSDARMAEIIERVRAELPTTSALLIGKPQAGKSSIVRGLTGVSAEIVGRGFRPYTQHTERYAYPSGDLPLLLFTDTVGLGDAERDDRVLVGELLQELGRDSPGAKIVILTVKLNDFATDTLRAIARQLRQEYPDIPCLLAVTCLHEVYPSQTDNHPPYPPDDPDVSRAYEAVRTSFAGLYDRALPIDFTLEEDGYEPTFYGLEALRDSLAEMLPEAEARAIAQLLDSTQDASRKLGSLYRETARRYLLAFSIMAAAVSAVPLPFATMPALTALQISMVGLLGKLYGQTLTPAQVGGLVSTIAGGFVARTVGRELLKFIPGFGSAIAAWWAAAYTWALGEGACVYFGDLMGGKTPDPARIQRIANEAFTAAKQRFKSPQPGRPPRSPVDGD